One window of the Betta splendens chromosome 21, fBetSpl5.4, whole genome shotgun sequence genome contains the following:
- the LOC114847057 gene encoding transmembrane protein 237A-like isoform X2: MPTVKSKKKKPKKEVNNGEEQGGGVLEVELEHVSRSRSNSRDPLTPEPQEAAPQKKRKKKKASAVDHEAEQDDLPNGNLAETADDGDETPVAVTRRTKRKRKAKVMEQCSNDLGAEDDDIITDTQSPIPQHSLFSAPHGHSQTAGKVFVERNRRFQAELLRPSELMDDYVDPRQLWTTRDVAMRVHSSFRVMGLFCHGFLAGYAVWNTIVVYVLAGEQMTTLANLLQQYHPLAYPAQSLLYLLLAVSTVSAFDRVNLAKASMALRGFLTLDPAALASFLYFTALILSLSQQMTSDRINLYPTANSTLWPPGSEQQILQPWIVVNLVVALLVGLAWAIVSTRPDIDYTEEFLMTMEVEGYPRGDESLEMPA, translated from the exons ATGCCGACCGTCaagagcaagaagaagaagccgaAGAAGGAGGTCAACAATGGAGAGGAGCAGGGCGGAG GGGTGTTGGAGGTGGAGTTGGAGCACGTCAGTAGGAGCCGCTCTAACAGCAGAGACCCCTTAACCCCAGAACCTCAGGAAGcagcaccacagaagaagaggaagaagaaaaaggcgTCGGCCGTCG ACCATGAAGCCGAGCAGGACGACCTGCCCAACGGTAACCTGGCGGAAACAGCAGACGATGGCGATGAGACACCTGTTGCTGTTACGAGAAGGACCAAAAGGAAAAG GAAAGCAAAGGTGATGGAGCAGTGCAGCAATGACTTGGGAGCTGAAGATGACGACATCATCACAGACACCCAGTCGCCAATCCCCCAGCATTCCCTGTTCTCCGCACCCCACGGACACAGCCAGACGGCCGGGAAAGTCTTTGTGGAGCGGAACA GGCGTTTCCAGGCAGAGCTCCTCCGGCCCTCAGAGCTGATGGACGACTACGTGGACCCCAGGCAGCTCTGGACCACCAGAGACGTAGCTATGAGGGTCCACAGCAGCTTCAG GGTGATGGGCCTGTTCTGCCACGGGTTCCTGGCTGGATACGCCGTGTGGAACACCATCGTCGTGTACGTGCTGGCGGGGGAACAGATGACCACGCTGGccaacctgctgcagcagtacCACCCACTGGCCTACCCGGCCCAGTCCCtgctctacctgctgctggccGTCAGCACCGTGTCTGCATTTGACAG AGTGAATCTAGCCAAAGCCTCCATGGCGCTGAGAGGCTTCCTCACGCTGGACCCCGCGGCTCTTGCCTCCTTTT TGTATTTCACAGCCTTGATTCTGTCTCTGAGTCAGCAAATGACGAGCGATCGCATCAACCTCTACCCTACAGCCAACAGCACCCTGTG GCCTCcaggctcagagcagcagatcCTGCAACCGTGGATTGTGGTGAACCTGGTGGTGGCGCTGTTGGTCGGTCTGGCCTGGGCCATTGTATCAACAAGGCCGGACATTGACTACACAGAAG AGTTTTTGATGACGATGGAAGTAGAAGGATACccgagaggagacgagagcctAGAAATGCCAGCATAA
- the LOC114847057 gene encoding transmembrane protein 237A-like isoform X1 encodes MPTVKSKKKKPKKEVNNGEEQGGGVLEVELEHVSRSRSNSRDPLTPEPQEAAPQKKRKKKKASAVDHEAEQDDLPNGNLAETADDGDETPVAVTRRTKRKRKAKVMEQCSNDLGAEDDDIITDTQSPIPQHSLFSAPHGHSQTAGKVFVERNRRFQAELLRPSELMDDYVDPRQLWTTRDVAMRVHSSFRSTRVSLGLAMLALRAGAALHLCVLCRVMGLFCHGFLAGYAVWNTIVVYVLAGEQMTTLANLLQQYHPLAYPAQSLLYLLLAVSTVSAFDRVNLAKASMALRGFLTLDPAALASFLYFTALILSLSQQMTSDRINLYPTANSTLWPPGSEQQILQPWIVVNLVVALLVGLAWAIVSTRPDIDYTEEFLMTMEVEGYPRGDESLEMPA; translated from the exons ATGCCGACCGTCaagagcaagaagaagaagccgaAGAAGGAGGTCAACAATGGAGAGGAGCAGGGCGGAG GGGTGTTGGAGGTGGAGTTGGAGCACGTCAGTAGGAGCCGCTCTAACAGCAGAGACCCCTTAACCCCAGAACCTCAGGAAGcagcaccacagaagaagaggaagaagaaaaaggcgTCGGCCGTCG ACCATGAAGCCGAGCAGGACGACCTGCCCAACGGTAACCTGGCGGAAACAGCAGACGATGGCGATGAGACACCTGTTGCTGTTACGAGAAGGACCAAAAGGAAAAG GAAAGCAAAGGTGATGGAGCAGTGCAGCAATGACTTGGGAGCTGAAGATGACGACATCATCACAGACACCCAGTCGCCAATCCCCCAGCATTCCCTGTTCTCCGCACCCCACGGACACAGCCAGACGGCCGGGAAAGTCTTTGTGGAGCGGAACA GGCGTTTCCAGGCAGAGCTCCTCCGGCCCTCAGAGCTGATGGACGACTACGTGGACCCCAGGCAGCTCTGGACCACCAGAGACGTAGCTATGAGGGTCCACAGCAGCTTCAGGTCTACACGCGTCTCACTTGGCCTCGCTATGCTGGCGCTTCGTGCTGGAGCCGCTCTTCATCTGTGTGTCCTCTGCAGGGTGATGGGCCTGTTCTGCCACGGGTTCCTGGCTGGATACGCCGTGTGGAACACCATCGTCGTGTACGTGCTGGCGGGGGAACAGATGACCACGCTGGccaacctgctgcagcagtacCACCCACTGGCCTACCCGGCCCAGTCCCtgctctacctgctgctggccGTCAGCACCGTGTCTGCATTTGACAG AGTGAATCTAGCCAAAGCCTCCATGGCGCTGAGAGGCTTCCTCACGCTGGACCCCGCGGCTCTTGCCTCCTTTT TGTATTTCACAGCCTTGATTCTGTCTCTGAGTCAGCAAATGACGAGCGATCGCATCAACCTCTACCCTACAGCCAACAGCACCCTGTG GCCTCcaggctcagagcagcagatcCTGCAACCGTGGATTGTGGTGAACCTGGTGGTGGCGCTGTTGGTCGGTCTGGCCTGGGCCATTGTATCAACAAGGCCGGACATTGACTACACAGAAG AGTTTTTGATGACGATGGAAGTAGAAGGATACccgagaggagacgagagcctAGAAATGCCAGCATAA